Proteins encoded together in one Falco biarmicus isolate bFalBia1 chromosome 4, bFalBia1.pri, whole genome shotgun sequence window:
- the NTHL1 gene encoding endonuclease III-like protein 1 — translation MSAAVTAGGGRAAARRLGRAGGAAGVSQGHSAAGIPRRSRRRKSIAIAYESGQGHGAEQGASEPQRPRWEPRDWQQQLERIREMRRNRDAPVDEMGVEKCYDSSAPPQVMRYQVLLSLMLSSQTKDQVTSAAMLRLRQHGLTVDSILQMDDATLGQIIYPVGFWRNKVKYIKQTTAILKQKYGGDIPRTVEELVQLPGVGPKMAHLAMNIAWDSVSGIAVDTHVHRITNRLKWVKKETKYPEETRVALEDWLPRDLWREINWLLVGFGQQTCLPVNPRCNECLNQDICPAAKRR, via the exons ATGTCCGCGGCCGTGACCGCTGGCGGTgggcgggcggcggcccggcggcTTGGCAGagccgggggggcggccggaG TGAGCCAGGGTCACAGTGCAGCCGGCATTCCGAGgcgcagcaggaggaggaagagtaTTGCCATTGCCTACGAGTCTGGGCAGGGTCATGGTGCCGAGCAGGGGGCATCTGAGCCCCAGAGACCACGCTGGGAGCCAAGGGACTGGCAACAGCAACTGGAGCGCATCCGGGAAATGAGGAGGAACAGAGATGCTCCGGTAGATGAGATGGGAGTGGAGAAGTGTTATGACAGCAGCGCTCCTCCACAG GTTATGCGCTACCAAGTTTTGCTGTCACTGATGCTCTCCAGCCAGACCAAGGACCAGGTGACATCAGCTGCCATGCTGCGCCTGAGGCAGCATGGCCTCACAGTCGACAGTATTTTGCAGATGGATGATGCAACGCTTGGGCAGATCATTTACCCTGTAGGATTCTGGAGG AACAAGGTGAAGTACATAAAGCAGACGACAGCCATCCTGAAGCAGAAATACGGGGGTGACATACCGAGAACTGTGGAGGAGCTGGTGCAGCTGCCAGGAGTTGGGCCCAAAATGGCCCACTTGGCCATGAACATTGCCTGGGACAGTGTGTCTGGGATAG CTGTGGACACCCATGTGCACAGGATCACAAACAGGCTGAAGTGGGTGAAGAAGGAGACCAAATACCCCGAGGAAACTCGGGTAGCGCTGGAGGACTGGCTGCCCAG GGATCTCTGGAGGGAGATAAACTGGCTCTTGGTGGGCTTTGGCCAGCAGACCTGCCTGCCTGTGAATCCCCGCTGCAATGAGTGCCTCAATCAAGACATTTGCCCGGCTGCTAAGAGACGCTGA